A region of the Stieleria neptunia genome:
AGCTTCGATGTCCAGCAATCAAACTCAATGGAAAATGATTTTAAAGCCGCGTTCGAAAAGTGCTGGTTTTGTTGCCGGCCATGACGGTCACGCTACAACGCGAGTTCCCACGCACCGCTCGGCAGGCCTAAGAACATAGCCATCGCCTCCACTTCGATTTCCGTCTGCAAACGAAACGCTTTGGGGCGGGGGCGTTTGTCGGCGTATCCGAATTCTACCTGCAAGTGATCATCGACCACATTTGCGTTGGCCCAGCCGACCACTTGATCGCGCCACAGAACGGGCATGGCGTAGTAGCCGCGAACCCGTTTTGCCGCCGGGACGTAGGCTTCGAAACGATAGTCCCATCCCCACAGTTGCTGGAATCGGGCCCGATCTCGCACCAGCGGGTCAAAGGGCGCCAGAATCCGAACCCGCTCGGGAACCTCGTCGGTCAATCGATTCTCGCGTCTGAACAGATAGGTGATGCCCGCCACGTCGACTTCCCGCAGTTCTTCCGCTTCGACCAAGGAGTCGACCGCCGCGATGCGATCGCGCCGGGACGGCAGCAGATGGTTGTGGCTGCGCAGTTCCGAAACCAACGTCGGTTTCGTCGCCGCGCCGAACACGCCTGCGGTGGTCAAGACCAGCCGACGATACCGCTCGGCCGGATCCGCCGCTGTTCCGTCGATCTGTTCGGGAACTTGGTAGACACGAATTCCCTTTTCCCGACGAACGACACGCAAGTACCCGTGGTGGTGCAGATGGTCCAACGTTCGCTTCGTTTGCTGGGACTTGCCGCCCCAATAGTTTTTCACCGACTTGCGACCAAACCGCTCATCCAGCCCACGCGGATGCACTTCACCCAATTCTGCCACCGCGTCGAGTACGTCACGTTCCAGCTTTTTCAGTTTCCGATGCGGACGCAGACGCAGGTTTCTCCAGACCTCGGGCGTCATGAACCCATAAGCGAACAGGTAGCCTTCCTCCGCATTCAATTCGGGGTAGGTTTCTTCCAATTCGCCGGCGAGATACCCGGCAACACGCTGCCGAAGCATCAAGTCTTGAGCCCGTGCCGGCGATCGAATCGGATCCGCCTGGACGAATTGCATCGCGCTGATCGCATCAGACAATCGTTGAAAATCGGGGAAGGCTCCCGCGACAACGCGTCTCCTGAATTCAGCCAGTTTCAATCGCTCCATCGTCGTCATTTCCTGCCCGATTAAAAACAAAGAAGTTCCTCGCTTCGGATGCCCAGAATACCATCGGCCGATCTGTTGCGAAATCGACCGACTCGATGGATGACATTTGGGCGGTAGTGTGTATGCCCGTGCCATTTGGGGAAGGTACGATTTGCGCGGGCATGGGTGTTGGTGTGCAGGCTGTAGGGGACCTCTCGTAAATCCAGCGTGACTTCGGTTAAACTTTGATCGCCCCCACAACTGATCATTTGCCAATGGATCCCATCACTCAATTGATTCTCTCGACCGCCATTGCGGGCGGCGCGATCCCGCTCGGAGGCGTCATTGCATCGTTCGAACACATACGACCGCGTTGGCTCGAGCAGGAATTCCGTCACACCGTGATCGCATTTGGGGGCGGTGCCCTTCTTTCAGCGGTTGCGTTGGTGTTGATTCCCCATGGCGTCGAACTGATTGCGACGTGGGAAACCGTGATCGCATTTGCCGCCGGCGGGTTGTGTTTCTGGGGATTGCAGATTCTGCTCGACCGTAGTCAATCGTCGGCGTCGCAGCTTGTCGCCATGTTGTCTGATTTTATCCCTGAAGTCATCGCCCTGGGCGCGGTCATCTCCGGTGGAAAAAGCGGAGCGATTCTGCTGGCGGTGATCATCACGTTGCAAAATCTGCCCGAAGGTTTCAACGCTCATCGAGAGCTACGCAGCGGCGGGATGGCGTCTCGGAAGATCTTGTTTTGGTTCACGATCGCAGCGATACTCGGCCCGCTACTCGGTTTTTTAGGGTACCATTTCCTCGCCGACGAACCGAGGGTGCTCGGCTGGATGCAAGTCTTCGCGGCCTCAGGCATCCTCTATCTGGTCTTTGAAGATATCGCACCTCAAGCGACTTTGAAGAACAGCAGTTTCCCACCCCTGGGTGCGGTGTTTGGATTCCTGTTGGGGCTGCTGGGCAAACTCTTGGAGGGCTGAACCGGGGGCGCTCCCCAGGTTTTGCGAATCGGATCTGTTTACGCTAAGTTGTCCCCCCCCTACGACATCGTCTTGACTGGTCTGATGACAAGCATGCCTTTGTACCGATTTTCTGTGCACGGATTATTCGTCGTCGTTTTTCTCGCGAGCTTTTCGCAATGCATCGCCGAGGACTGGTATCGCTGGCGTGGCCCCAGCGGGGACGGAATCTCTCGCGAAACCGATTGGAAATGTGATTGGACTGACGGACAGGCGGAGATCGCCTGGTCTCGGTCGGTCGGCACAGGGTTTTCGTCCGTGGTGGTCAAAGACGGACGCGCGTTCACGCTCGGGCATGTCGACGGCCAGGACATCGTCTACTGCATCAACGTTGCTGACGGACAGACCGTTTGGACGTTCGGCTATCCGGCGGAGCTCGACGACCGAGACTTCGAAGGCGGCCCGATTTCGACGCCGACCGTCGATGGCGATCGACTGTATGTGATGGGACGTGCCGGTGAGCTGTTCTGTCTGCAGATTTCCGATGGAACAAAGTTGTGGGGGAAAAACATTGCCGACGAGACCGAGGTGCGGTTGCCCGGTTGGGGATTTTCTGCGGCTCCGTTGGTCATCGGCGACACCCTGCTGTTGAACGTCGGCGAATCCGGTGTCGCGGTCGACAAACACAGCGGTGATCTGTTGTGGAGCTCCGACGACCGTGAATGCGGGTACGCGTCGCCCGTGTTGATCCCCAACTCCGAACCGACGGCGGCCGTGATCGCATCCGGAAAAGCCTACGTGGGAGTGGACGTCCAATCGGGCGAACAACTTTGGGCCGAGCGTTGGCTGACCAGTTTTAACTGCAACGCCGCCGATCCGATCTTTCACGACGGCAAGATGTTTCTCTCCTCGGGATACAATCGCGGCTCGGCACTGTTCGATATCAGTGGCGAGACGCCGGATCTAATTTGGAAGTCCAAAGAGATGAAGAATCAGATCCACACGTCGATTTTGTATCAGGGGCACCTGTACGGCATCGATGGCGACATGGAAACCGGCGCGCGATTGCGGTGCATGGACTGGTCGACCGGCGACATCCGTTGGTCGGTCGACGATCTGCGTCCCGGTGGTCTGGCGATGGCCGATGGTAAACTGTTGTTGCTGACCGAACCGGGCGATTTGATCATCGCACCGGCAACACGTGATGGCTGGGAGCCGATTGCCCGCAGCAAGGTCCTGGACGGAAAAACCTGGACCTCCCCCGTCCTCTCCGGCGGCCGCATCTTTTGCCGAAGCATCCGAGGCCAACTCGTCTGCGTCGACTGCCGTGACTAGAATAACAGTGGGATAGGCTTCCAGCCTGTCAATTCCCAAGTGGGATAGGCTTCCAGCCTGTCGAATCCTGACCTCCCCACCGCACCCCGCCAACATCCCTGCCCCATGCCCATCCAACGTCGCACCTTCCTCGCCGGCACCGCCGCCGCGGCCACCCTCACCTCGGCTCCGAAAATTCACGCGGCATCCAAGGACAAGCAGTACCGCACGGCACTGATCGGCGCCGGTTGGTGGGGCATGAATATTCTGCGTGAAGCGATGGCCGGCGGGCAAACCAAAGTGGTCGCGCTGTGCGATGTCGATTCCGACCGGCTGGAGATCAACGCCGAAGAAGTCAGCGATCTGTCCGGCGACACCCCACGAACCTACCGCGACTATCGCGAGCTGTTCGAAAAAGAAGACGTCGACGTCGCGATCATCGCCACACCGGATCACTGGCACGCGCTCAATGCGTTGGCGGCGATCGAAGCCGGAGCCCACGTCTTCATTGAAAAACCGACGGGGCACACGATCGGCGAAAGCCAAGCCGTTCTGGCGGCTTCACGTGCCGCCGATCGCATCGTTCAAGTCGGCCTACATCGACGGATCGGCCCCCACCATGTCTCTGGCATGAAATTCCTGAAAGACGGTGGTGCCGGCGACATCGGGTTGGTTCGAATGTTCGTGCACAGCAGAGGCGGCGCAGAAAAGCCGACGCGAAACAGCGAACCGCCGGAAAATCTCGATTGGGACATGTACTGTGGCCCCGCTCCGCTGCGTCCCTATTGCCGTCGGATTCATCCGGGCGGTTTTCGGCACTTTTTGGACTTCGCCAACGGAACCCTCGGCGATTGGGGCGTGCATTGGCTGGACCAGATGCTGTGGTGGAGCGACCAGCAATCACCGACGAGCGTGCACTCCACCGGCGGGCGACCGATCGCCGGTGCGGCCGTGCTGAATGACGACGAACAAACGACCGACGCCCCCGATCACCAGACCGCCACCTACGAATTCGATTCCTTCACCGCAACCTGGGAGCATCGCAAGTTTGCCGGGCAAGGCCCCGAGCAGACCAGCATCGGCTGTTACTTCTTCGGCACCCAGGGAACCTTTCACATCGGATGGCGCGATGGCTGGACGTTCTACCCGGCCGACAGCAAGAAGCAAGTGATCCAC
Encoded here:
- a CDS encoding DNA glycosylase AlkZ-like family protein, which translates into the protein MFLIGQEMTTMERLKLAEFRRRVVAGAFPDFQRLSDAISAMQFVQADPIRSPARAQDLMLRQRVAGYLAGELEETYPELNAEEGYLFAYGFMTPEVWRNLRLRPHRKLKKLERDVLDAVAELGEVHPRGLDERFGRKSVKNYWGGKSQQTKRTLDHLHHHGYLRVVRREKGIRVYQVPEQIDGTAADPAERYRRLVLTTAGVFGAATKPTLVSELRSHNHLLPSRRDRIAAVDSLVEAEELREVDVAGITYLFRRENRLTDEVPERVRILAPFDPLVRDRARFQQLWGWDYRFEAYVPAAKRVRGYYAMPVLWRDQVVGWANANVVDDHLQVEFGYADKRPRPKAFRLQTEIEVEAMAMFLGLPSGAWELAL
- a CDS encoding ZIP family metal transporter → MDPITQLILSTAIAGGAIPLGGVIASFEHIRPRWLEQEFRHTVIAFGGGALLSAVALVLIPHGVELIATWETVIAFAAGGLCFWGLQILLDRSQSSASQLVAMLSDFIPEVIALGAVISGGKSGAILLAVIITLQNLPEGFNAHRELRSGGMASRKILFWFTIAAILGPLLGFLGYHFLADEPRVLGWMQVFAASGILYLVFEDIAPQATLKNSSFPPLGAVFGFLLGLLGKLLEG
- a CDS encoding outer membrane protein assembly factor BamB family protein is translated as MTSMPLYRFSVHGLFVVVFLASFSQCIAEDWYRWRGPSGDGISRETDWKCDWTDGQAEIAWSRSVGTGFSSVVVKDGRAFTLGHVDGQDIVYCINVADGQTVWTFGYPAELDDRDFEGGPISTPTVDGDRLYVMGRAGELFCLQISDGTKLWGKNIADETEVRLPGWGFSAAPLVIGDTLLLNVGESGVAVDKHSGDLLWSSDDRECGYASPVLIPNSEPTAAVIASGKAYVGVDVQSGEQLWAERWLTSFNCNAADPIFHDGKMFLSSGYNRGSALFDISGETPDLIWKSKEMKNQIHTSILYQGHLYGIDGDMETGARLRCMDWSTGDIRWSVDDLRPGGLAMADGKLLLLTEPGDLIIAPATRDGWEPIARSKVLDGKTWTSPVLSGGRIFCRSIRGQLVCVDCRD
- a CDS encoding Gfo/Idh/MocA family protein, which codes for MPIQRRTFLAGTAAAATLTSAPKIHAASKDKQYRTALIGAGWWGMNILREAMAGGQTKVVALCDVDSDRLEINAEEVSDLSGDTPRTYRDYRELFEKEDVDVAIIATPDHWHALNALAAIEAGAHVFIEKPTGHTIGESQAVLAASRAADRIVQVGLHRRIGPHHVSGMKFLKDGGAGDIGLVRMFVHSRGGAEKPTRNSEPPENLDWDMYCGPAPLRPYCRRIHPGGFRHFLDFANGTLGDWGVHWLDQMLWWSDQQSPTSVHSTGGRPIAGAAVLNDDEQTTDAPDHQTATYEFDSFTATWEHRKFAGQGPEQTSIGCYFFGTQGTFHIGWRDGWTFYPADSKKQVIHQDAELQEPDGHNLKLLYADFLRSIETGNRPAADITVGHQATTLALLGMLSMKLGRSVRWDAGAGQIIGDDEANGMLRRTYREPWTYPEIG